The following is a genomic window from Papilio machaon chromosome 7, ilPapMach1.1, whole genome shotgun sequence.
CAAGTTCATTGAATCAGAGGGTGCTGAGTACCCTGTTACTTTAAATAGTTCAAAAGGTAACAAAATAGAAGCTAAATATGTGTTGACCTGCTGCGGTTTACAATCAGATACAGTAGCAGTGTTAACTGGATGCCCTGAAGAACCAAAAATAATTCCATTTAGAGGTGAATACTTGTACTTAAAGCCAAATAAGAGTAAAATTGCAAATGCCAATATTTACCCAGTACCTGACCCAAGATTTCCTTTCCTTGGTGTACATTTGACACCAAAAATCGATGGAAGAGTTATTGTTGGACCAAATGCTATTTTAGCATTTTGTAAAGAGGGATataggtaaattattttttttatcttcaatAACTTAACTTgattatgataaattattactaaatgttaattctattttagatGGGGTGATGTGAATATGAAGGAGTtaagagaaataattaaattctctGGGTTTCAAAGGATGGCTCTGAAATATGCAAGTTTTGGGTTGAAGGAAATGAGTAGGTCACTTATTATGCCACTCCAAGTAAtgcaaatacaaaaatatatacaaaatataactaGTGCTGATGTGGAAAGAGGGCCGGCAGGAGTCAGAGCGCAAGCTATGGCAAAAGATGGTgggttttttaaaattaaataaactagtgTTTGATCATCACTAAGTAGTGACAACGGTGAAAGATAATATGCTATTATATGTTGttgattatgtttttaagttacattttataaggGAAAGAATACTAATGAGTTAGTATGGAAAACCAGTCATACTTTGACTTTGGTTTTCCCATGAGATTTTTGTCATAACTTTGTACTTAGTAATTATGTACTAGGAAGTTTTCCTCCAAAAAATTGTCATGCCACCTTGCTTACTCACTggaatttattgaatttagaaaataaaatacttggtATTACAtgacaaaatgtttgtattgaaatggtatttacatgaataaaatatattaatttcaggTACATTGATAGAAGACTTTGTGTTTGATTCACAACCTGGGTCTGGTGCGATTGGTAGCCGAGTGCTGCACTGTAGAAATGCACCATCACCCGGTGCCACCTCATCTTTGGCTATAGCTAAAATGATAGCAGATAAAATGGAAGAAGAGTTCAAACTATAGCAGGttctttttttagtatatttttatttattacactatttacaatattgtaagagcaacttttttaatatgctaTTATTTTACAAGAGTCTGTAACATGTAATATTCCAGACAGAatgcttaatttaattagttcaactgtaatgttttatgtatttttaacgaCAGACATCTTATCTGCTTGTTGATGACAAGTATGTTTATTATGACTTATAACACAGTTATGTAATAGTTTCTTAGTgataaaattcttatttaactatataaaaacatgCACACAATACAGTAAACAAATGCAGTGTATGaatgatgtattttttttattactttccaATCCATTGCTGGATGGAGGTAAACTAAACAATGTTACCGTTCTTAAATTTATAGGACTTAAAACAAATCCTATTTTATTaagagtaaaataatataagcaTAAAATCAATCTAAATAGTTTTAGCTTCATTATTGGGAATTGTAATTATGTTATCTAGTCTTGTAAATGCAAGTCAGATTGTTGTTTCTTTCATGTGGGtgacatttaaatatcattaattaaCATGATTATATAGTTCATATCAGACGAGAAcagagatttattttttgtataattatatttttaaagagaacaaacaaattatggcgtctaaaaaaattctcataagtgtatttaatatgtaataagcTAATATAAGTTATCttatgttaaaacatattactttCCCCatgtacaaatttttatttttaaaatcatgtaTTTCGAATTTAAGTACTCTTttcgaatatgtttttattagtttttttttaaatattttactcatttttgtacaaagtaaatgttatattttttatgaatgatatattgttgatatttttgttattaaattataaacaaaaaaaaagttttacttcGCCATATTTTATTGCGtcacattataatatttttttacatataatacaTTCTATCTACAAATCTATAAAGGAAGACAATGTGGAAAATTTatccaattaaaattaacactaGAAAccaaatttgattattttatactaataataaGTACTCATGTAATACTAAAAATCAAGATATTATTGTATAGCAAACTAACAGGCTATAATGATTTTGGATGaagtttaaattagttttttccATTAAAAGCTGTGTACTAAAGAATAAAGTTGAACAAAGTTCAAAGTTAAGTTACCCatattacacaaataaaaaaataaataaaattgctagaaaataattaaaatcatacattaattatgtaatttatatattttaattgttattttaaagctaTTTTGGCTTggattttcatttattctaATGTAATACCTCTTGTACCAAGATAAATATACCTCCTTTCCAAATCATACACTGTTGTCATGTGGAATGCAATGTTGCTGAACACAACAATATATTCGGAAAACCCGAACATAGAGTATActgaaatgataaaaaaaataatatgtacaaaCAGTTTTCAATTCAACCAATAAATTGAGAATCAAAACGTTACATCTTAAAAGAGTGTAAAATGATACAATGTACCAAAATGTGGtataatgcatttttttttaataattattttttttatatgcaaGTTGTCTCACTTACCATAAGGTTCACAGAGCCTGTTGtgtcttaaaaaaaagtaagctGCAATTGTAAATGACACAACATTAATGGAAAATGCTCTCCATTTCAATTTAACAGAGTTTCTCTCTAAACGAGTCATGTGAGACTTCCTACGGTACTGAGTTACCATTATACTTGTAATCAGCATGTAAAATATTGATGTTCCAATAAATGTCTTGAAACATACTTCATGTAAtgctgaaaaataaaaaataacaagattgGTCCCACAAAATAGTTATAGGTCAGTGACCAATGTAATCATGTCTAATTTTTTACTGTGATATAAAGCAGAAAATGATGATTTTACTCTTTTTCGTGATCTTATCAAAGCTTATCATagcaaagaaatatttacagtTGACCCCGTATAAGCAAGAAATGATGACCTTCATAATCAAGATAGTCGTataagagagaaacctctataagggAGTAAAATATCTCGGTTCTTTGAACTCTCACTTTTCCAGGTTCAACTGTACAAGATATGAAAATGATGTAAAAGTACTTACGGTAATTCAGAGATGAAGTCCAATAAGTCAGGCCAACCAAAGAAAAATTTTCTATGACATTTAAAGACACAGCTACATTAACTATTACACCAAAAGTGTCTAATATAATTTCTCTATAATATTTCCATCGcaagtatattataaagaacCTGATAGGTGCATGGATGTAAATGGCAGTTTTCCAAATTGTTCTTTGAGGTTCATAATTTCCAATAGATGCAGATATTGACGGAAATATATTTGGTACGTTGCAATGTGTGTTATTTGCTCTATCAAAATCTTTGTACATTGtcaatataatacatattatgaaAGCAAGTAATGGAAGTAGTACAGTAAAGAATCCCAATTTAGATATAGAGATTCTAACCACACATCTCTTTTCGTATACATTGTAAAGAGGTAGATACATTTACTTTTTCATGTGAAACTTTCTTCACTGCAGTAGTGATGCACAAATCAGATATTGGTTTACTTGTTTAGATTCTTCATAACGCTTGTttcaaataagaaaaacatcTTATTTACTGtcagaaaatgaaaattttacaataatttcaaatttgtgttatataacataaattgcTTTAATAATTAACGAAGAAACctgcataaataaaataactgtcaaaaaaatgcattatttaTCTGTCAGTGCCGTCAGTGTCAATTGTCACCGTGTTCTGTCACTGGAATAGGGATGCCAATTTATAGGTTGTGGTGATTTGGTcctttttacataataacattaataaaagtcGTGAATTATCTTATAGATATTgtatgacaaatattttactgtaaatGCACtactgaatttatttaaaatatgaatttatttatataaaatataattcacttatgttaaaatatcttGTTCTCTCTGTTTTTCAAGGAACAGAAGAGTGATGGTTTTATACAATTGGTTCGAATGTGGAAGGAAACTCACAGTAGCACTTGCAAAGAGTACAATAATACATAAGAGCACTTGGTAATGCACCTACACAATAGCCAGTTGCATTACCTCGagaaagtataattattaactttgttttttatactataataaTCCGTCGGATTTATGAATActgcatttatatttaaaaaaatatcttgctTCTTGAAAGGCTGTTGCCATGGCAGCATCTGctgtttttgaattttgaagcACCGAAGTTATTAGATCAATACATTTCTTTTACTTAAGGACACCGtaagaaactttaaaatacaaattcatttttattatactataaATAGTAGGCATTTACAAGTATAAGCTTGAGGAATTCTGCGGTATGgttttatattactatttaaatgtaattcaaCAAGTTCTGtaagtacaaaaaattaagtaaattgtttcttttccaATTTCcgataaattataacattagtttACTTAAAAATCTTTTCAGTACTTTATCTCTACTTTCAGTTATagtgaatgaaaattaattgtacTTTATTAATGTACCAATTTTTGAGAATATATTCAGCGAAAATTTTAAGTCAAACATGAACAAAGATATTGTTAATttgagaaattattttaataagcttAATTTGCGGaatgaaatttgtattaagaataccatgaaaaaaatagatagttgTAAGCCAAACTTGAGGAAAGAAATTTCGAAATTCGAGGAGCTCGAAAatgatatatttgattttagtaGCGACAATTCTGaagatttaattgtaaaacatgatgttaattttaaacctCAAATAAAACCACAGATACGTTCtaaagtaagtaataaaatgaagCAGAGAAAAGATAATACTGATATTAATGACATAaacaaaaagagaaaaatcACTCAGGATAATACTTtagaacataattatttacctAACGACATCAAGTGTGTCAATAAtgatttagattttaattataatattaagaccCAAAGTGTAGATGACAACAAAATACCTGCAAGCAAAATTAACGAACATCGTACTGATTTGGAATCTCTTTTAATTATGATGGCTATTGATTCGAACGTTGACTACAAAGAAAGAGATGATAgttttcaaaaaaacatattagacGTGGAAACTAACGATCATAATAATCAAATCTCCAGTACAATTGGAAAAGAGAACGGTAAAATATCAGAAGTACTCTGTATTATCCCCTTTAGAACTGAAGCCCAAAATAGACATAACTTTTTGggaaagaaatattttcaaaaatggaAGATTTTCACCGATACAAGGagacaaacaaaagaaagagAAATTgctattaataagtttttcgACAAACTGACGGAGAAAAAGAATAGTACAAAACAATCGACTGAatctgttaataaaacaaaattacacgtTCGAGATTACAACACCTATCAACACAGGTAtgaacaaaatatgtttttcgattccaTTTGTAGACACAGCCACAATTCAACTAAAAATAGCTTAAATTAGtgagatataattattgtcgCCGATAAATATCCTCAGCATGCAGATAATTTGTGGCGCTAATAATCTTTCTTGGTTCCCTTCTGCTAGGTCGTAATATACTCCGGCCACTGCGACAGTATCCTGGAATATCTCGCAAATTCTTATGCAGTAGCTCAGAGTCCTACAGGTCataacttatttgaaaatatacagtatttttttatatatataacgaGGAAAATGCAAGATGAACTTACAACTACTACTTTTATGTCAAAGCAAATAGTGTACACGTTTACATCTGCGATTACATTTATACTATCTTTCCATTTTCATCAGGTACAAagtgcaaaaaaatataattgctttacaaaagatgaaattaaacgaacaaaataaagttatagaacaacttaaatataataaaattattgaatcaTCAAAGCAGTCATTGGAAACAATGCGAGacgaaatttgtaaaacgtaTTACCAAATTGATCGACAACTCAAGCCGAAgatcaaatgtttaacaaacgAATTAAAGATTCGAGAAATAGAAGGTATGTTAGTTGCAAACAAACAAGGACGATTAAACGCACACTAATGTAAATCTTCATTCCAGAACCAGCATTAGTGCTTCACTGTTTAAAAGTGCCGCAATTTATTCAACGTATGGAGAAAAGGGCAAGAGAACGTGAGGAAAAACATGCTATGATTCGAGAGAGACGACGGCAGATGGAAGAAGAACGCATTAGGCTGAAACAGCAGGTGGCCAACCATCCAGTGGATTcgcaagtataataaaaaaatgtgcaaGTTTTTAGTTAATCGTTTATTACAGACTGAATTGGCTAAAGCTGAAATGGACAAAGAAGAAAAGTTGAAACGAATGAAAGAATTAAAAGAGAAGCGAAAGAaggaaaaaatagaaaacataaGAAAGAAACAACATGCTGAAAGAATGAGGGCTCTCATTGTGATGGCGGATAtacattatgaaaaaaatttaatggcaAAATATGGaattaatccgttaaggaagcTAATGGCAATTAAGCTAGATAATATGGTAAAGGCTAAATCACATTACTTTTTCCAAGTAAAGAAGAATGTCTTTTTGCATTGGATGTGGTATACGGAAGATATGTGGTTGGAAAGAAATTACATAGCGGAAGATTTTtatagaaagaaaattttacgTAAAACGTTCAACTCTTTTAAACAGGTAATAGGTAAACATGTTATgtgatttaataacaaatccAAGTGTAGAATAGAGTATGCTagtaagttttattactttttcagAACCATCgtgattataaattgaaacttCAAGTGGCCGAagattattatgatttatacGTATCTCAGTTAGTGTTTCGTGAATTTCGTAAAGGGAtagaattgattaaaaaagagTATGAGATGAAATGGTACAAGGCTGAAATTTATCATAACAGGTACGATTATAACAGGAGGGATCTAGAATGAACTGAGgactt
Proteins encoded in this region:
- the LOC106714825 gene encoding L-2-hydroxyglutarate dehydrogenase, mitochondrial, with translation MSFITKSAVSLTVLSSKIFQCSGFLNYTVTRRYSNQKEDSYDVVVIGGGIVGSASARELILRHPTLKIAIVEKENRFACHQSGNNSGVIHAGIYYKPGSLKAKLCVEGLNLSYQYLDKKGIKYSKCGKLIVATQRSEVPRLLDLYDRGVKNGVKDIKLMDSKEMHELEPNCKGLEALWSPHTGIVDWGEVTNSYVKDFEECGGKSYLNFEVTKFIESEGAEYPVTLNSSKGNKIEAKYVLTCCGLQSDTVAVLTGCPEEPKIIPFRGEYLYLKPNKSKIANANIYPVPDPRFPFLGVHLTPKIDGRVIVGPNAILAFCKEGYRWGDVNMKELREIIKFSGFQRMALKYASFGLKEMSRSLIMPLQVMQIQKYIQNITSADVERGPAGVRAQAMAKDGTLIEDFVFDSQPGSGAIGSRVLHCRNAPSPGATSSLAIAKMIADKMEEEFKL
- the LOC106714902 gene encoding post-GPI attachment to proteins factor 2 is translated as MYLPLYNVYEKRCVVRISISKLGFFTVLLPLLAFIICIILTMYKDFDRANNTHCNVPNIFPSISASIGNYEPQRTIWKTAIYIHAPIRFFIIYLRWKYYREIILDTFGVIVNVAVSLNVIENFSLVGLTYWTSSLNYPLHEVCFKTFIGTSIFYMLITSIMVTQYRRKSHMTRLERNSVKLKWRAFSINVVSFTIAAYFFLRHNRLCEPYVYSMFGFSEYIVVFSNIAFHMTTVYDLERRYIYLGTRGITLE
- the LOC106714706 gene encoding coiled-coil domain-containing protein 191; the protein is MKQRKDNTDINDINKKRKITQDNTLEHNYLPNDIKCVNNDLDFNYNIKTQSVDDNKIPASKINEHRTDLESLLIMMAIDSNVDYKERDDSFQKNILDVETNDHNNQISSTIGKENGKISEVLCIIPFRTEAQNRHNFLGKKYFQKWKIFTDTRRQTKEREIAINKFFDKLTEKKNSTKQSTESVNKTKLHVRDYNTYQHRYKVQKNIIALQKMKLNEQNKVIEQLKYNKIIESSKQSLETMRDEICKTYYQIDRQLKPKIKCLTNELKIREIEEPALVLHCLKVPQFIQRMEKRAREREEKHAMIRERRRQMEEERIRLKQQTELAKAEMDKEEKLKRMKELKEKRKKEKIENIRKKQHAERMRALIVMADIHYEKNLMAKYGINPLRKLMAIKLDNMVKAKSHYFFQVKKNVFLHWMWYTEDMWLERNYIAEDFYRKKILRKTFNSFKQNHRDYKLKLQVAEDYYDLYVSQLVFREFRKGIELIKKEYEMKWYKAEIYHNSNLLFKTFTCWRALPALNALIREQEARKLRWREKVLQVVPDYKPPEE